The region GGGTACGAGCGGCTCGACCAGTCGTTCGAATCGAACAAGTATTCGGCGCCCGAGCGGCACGTGAATTCCGGCTGGCTCGGCTATACCGGCCGCATCGGCGACAGCCGGTTCCAGGCGAACGTGCGCCGCGACCAGTACTCCGATTTCGGCGGCGCGAACAGCTACTATCTCGGCTATGGCTTTGACGTCACCGAGCACTGGACGGTATCGGCGAGCTACTCGAGCGCGTTTCGCGCGCCGAGCTTCAACGATCTGTACTATCCGAACTCGGGCAACCTGTCGATCCGCCCCGAGCGCAGCCATTCGGTCGAGGCGGCCGTGCAGTATGCGTCGGACGACGTGGGCGTCGTGCGCGTGACCGCGTTCCAGACCCGCTACACGAACCTGATCGACTATCGTCCCGGCGCGAGCGGCCCTTACTATGTCGCGCAGAACGTCGGCCGCGCGAAGGTGCAGGGCGTCGAGGGATCGTGGCAGGGGCACGTCGGCGGGACCGACGTGCGCATTGCCGCGACGCTGCAGAACCCGGTCAACGAAACCGCCGGCCGCGACCTGAACCGGCGCGCGCGGCGCTTCGCGTCGATCTCGGCGAACCGCTCGTTCGGCGGCTGGCGCGTCGGCGGCGAATGGCTCGCGAGCGGTGCGCGCGACGATTTCGGCGATCGTCTCGGCGGATACGGCATCGTCAATCTGTCCGCGCGCTACGACATCACGAAGTCGTGGTACGTGAGCGCGCGCATCGACAATCTGTTCGACAAGGACTACGAGCTTGCATACGCATACAACACGCCGCGCCGCGGCGCCTATGTCACGCTCGGCTGGCAGCAGCGCTGACGGCCGGCCGCGTCGCCGGCGCGGCGCGCGCGGCCGCGCGCGGGAGGCCGCGTGAGGTCGGACGCGCGCGGCGCCGGCATGCACGCGGCGCGCGCGGCCGCGATCTGGGCCGCGCTCGCGCTCGTCGCATGCGCGGCGTTCGTCGCGTCGCTCACGCTCGGCAGCGTGCCCCTCACGAGCGTCGATGCGCTCGCGGCGCTCGTCCATCGCGCGGGCGCCGATCCGCTCGCGGCCGACATCGTCCGCACGCTCAGGCTGCCGCGCGCGCTCGCGGGCTTCGGCTGCGGCGCGCTACTCGCGCTCGCGGGCGCGCTGCTGCAGGTGCTGCTGCGTAATCCGCTCGCCGAGCCTTACGTGCTCGGCGTATCGGGCGGCGCGGCCGCGTTCGCGCTCGTCGCGATGATCGCGGGCGGCGCGTGGTGGATCGTCGATTGCGCGTCGTTCGCCGGCGCGCTCGCGTCGATCGCGTTCGTGCTCGGGCTCGCGCGGCGCGAGCTGTGGCGCGGCGAGCCGCGCGACGCTTCGCCGCGCCTGCTGCTCACGGGCGTCGTGATTTCGGCCGGCTGGTTCGCGCTCATCACGCTGATGCTCGCGATCGCGCCCGACGAGCGTCTGCGCGGCATCCTGTTCTGGCTGTCGGGCGACCTGAGCGGCGCGGCGTCGCCGGGGTTCGCGCTCGCGGCGCTCGCCGCCGCGGCGTGCGTCGCGCTGCCGGCCGCGCCGCAACTGAACGTGCTGCTGCGCGGCGACGCGGCGGCAGCCGCGCTCGGCGTACCAGTCGCGCGGCTGCGGCTGCGCGTCTATCTGATCGCGTCGCTCGCGGCGGCCGCGGCCGTCACGACGGCGGGCACGATCGGTTTCGTCGGGCTCGTCGTGCCGCACGCGCTGCGGCTCGCGTTCG is a window of Burkholderia mallei ATCC 23344 DNA encoding:
- a CDS encoding FecCD family ABC transporter permease, which produces MHAARAAAIWAALALVACAAFVASLTLGSVPLTSVDALAALVHRAGADPLAADIVRTLRLPRALAGFGCGALLALAGALLQVLLRNPLAEPYVLGVSGGAAAFALVAMIAGGAWWIVDCASFAGALASIAFVLGLARRELWRGEPRDASPRLLLTGVVISAGWFALITLMLAIAPDERLRGILFWLSGDLSGAASPGFALAALAAAACVALPAAPQLNVLLRGDAAAAALGVPVARLRLRVYLIASLAAAAAVTTAGTIGFVGLVVPHALRLAFGNDQRMLLPAAMLAGGAGVMAADLLARTAIAPAQLPVGVMTALIGVPLFLWMLLRGAAR